The Diadema setosum chromosome 8, eeDiaSeto1, whole genome shotgun sequence genome includes the window ATGTAGTATACAGCACAAACACAAAGTGAGGTCATTGTTAGAATGGAAtgaaaacaatgtaagaaaatgaATTGGAAGAGTTTATGAAGTTTGCAGTAGAACATTGTAATAAGTTGATGTCTGTATAGAATTACGATCTATAATGTGCTAAAAATTGAGAATGAACCTTTGTTGGATTGAAGTGAGAAAATTGTAAAATACGATTGCGAATATTGCAGGGTGAAGCGAGAACATTGTAAAATATGATGGAGAATATTACCGAGTGAGAATGTTGTAAAAATTTGAGTGACAAGTTTGTGGCATTGAAGTGAGAACATTATAGAaatgaagtgatttttttttttttttgtaagaataGAACAAGAACTTTATACAAATGGAATGAAACAGTcttgacattgtacagtatacTAGAACATTGTAGGAATGATGTGAAATGATTGTTAAATGCAAAAGAGAAGActacaaaaaaagagaagtttttttttttttttttttttgcagtgaaTGAAAGACATCATTCAACATGTAGGTCGTCAGTTTGGAACCAGTGGTCAGTATCTTTAGAGCCCTTTTACAATTTTCTACAAATTActggattttgatgaaatatgcATGGATGTTCCGCATGGTATTGAATATGTCGCTGTACAGCTTATTTAGTGGTATGAAAATTCATAATGTGTCTTGATTAATTCAGTTTATTGTTCATTGTGAAAGGACAAATTTAATTATTCTAACACCTAATGTAATGGTTTATTTACATCTTTCATTCATAGTACAAAacacacatgcattcttttcactCAGCATTTATTCGTCTTGAAGAAAATATATGAAGAAATGATCTTTCCATATGTTTATCTGGTTTTACCGCACAGATATTGATTTACAGGAAATTGAAGTATTTTAATGCCCGTAATGCATGCTAGCTGCAAAATTAGCATGGCTTTTGTGAGgaaactttgaaaacaaaagaaataggtGTCTTGTCCAAAGTCAAGTGCCAAAGGGAGTATATAACTATCATCTTCTGTCTTAAATTTAAAGTCTTTATGGTATAGTGCAGTGGAATAATGTGCTCTGTCTTGTGTTAATATCCTTCAGCTCATCTGTGTATCGGATTGtcattttttgacgtgatgtaACGTGGAGACTGACTCTAAGGTGTTCATTTTCGTTATAAAGTGAGAATAGTTATCATATCACATTATTATAttttataatatcattaatagACCTCGTGCAAAATTTAGCGCACGAAAAAAGGGGCATTACCTTTCGGCAAGTTTACGATTTCATTTACACCAACTTTTGATGCCGGCATTGTTGTTGGtatattttttctatgttcttgcatgcattttttttcaagtgcaaCATGATTATCTTTCTGGGAATACATTCAAACGCAAACATTAAACGAATATGAGTTTAAATGTTAATTCTCCTGCGGTCATGAATTGAATACGTCTACTttacgccaattttaaatcttGCAGTTCCCGATCTTCAGACTCAAACATTGTACAATGAAACTACCTGTTAGtattctttcataataatttgtAGTTTTCTTCGCAAAATGCAAATGACTTGTGTCATCAgtcatgtgtgtatgtaatcATGTAAACATACGCTGTGGAAGCCATTTTGGcaagtatcttttttttctgttccttttCTTGCTCTCTACATAGGCACTGCCTTTGAGGAAGGAGCTTCAAATAGAAGCTCCTTGCTTTAAGTAAATTCTGTGAAGATGACCTTTCTTTTACAGCATTTTCCTCCCAAAAGTGATCATTTTCTCCAAGGAAAGAAATCACGTGACATTTCCTCTCATAGCTTTTGTCCGTATTAACCTATTTGTAAACACTTCACATAATTACTGTGTAAGTGACGTGAAGTGGTGTGCTGAAGAACAATATTGAACGCATTGTGTAATAACGCGCAGGTTGGTATATAAAGCTTACTTTTGTCTCATCATTTTGTGGAAGGCTATTGGGGTGTGCTAGATATGCCGTGTTTGTGGACTAACGCCTGACGACTTGGCCGCTAGAAGCCATGTATCATTCTATCTCCATGTGCTATTAACCGCTTCAACTGATGATGTAACGCGTGAGGCATTGTATTCCCCAGTGTAAAATACTTTAGATTGTGTCGACTGTTTCCTGAAATATTGCTCTATTCTCGTATTATTCGTATATAATATGATGTATTCTCTCGTCCTTGTTCAAATTCGGGAGAATGGGGTTTTCCCCTCTTTGCTGTTTGCTGATTCATGTTTCAAAATATGCAGAGTAATCACGTTTGATTTAGTGTTGTACAAAGCTGATAGAACTTTTTGATTTGTGTTTGGATTTGTAGCTTTAGTTTGTGGAATTTACGTATACATGTGTTTTTCCAATACTGCCGAATCACCTAAACGTCCATGTAGTAAAGCAATAGATGATGAATTCAAGTACATATATGTGTTGTTTGATATGAATCTTTGTAATAATTGCGTCATTGTAGAGCTAACACTAATACAGGTATTTATTTATTCGTTCCGATTTCATCTAATCGTGTATATTGTCTAAGCTAGTGCTGCATGACTTTAGTGTGTACATTAAGAGCTTCTGTCATAGGGACCTACTTTTGGACAGTGTCAATACAATATTTGACTTTTCGGATTGTTTCGTTGTTGTATAAATGCGAtgaatctttgatatttttctgatgTTAATTGTTGGCTCCACTCTTTGTAAATAAAAGATATAAATTTGCATCCACATTACATTGTCCTAGGTTTgtggtgtttttgtttgcttgtttgtttgtttgtttgtttttatgaaagAACCGAGAGATTCTCTGTAAAAAGCCACTGGAGTGCTATTAACTCTAACCTGGAATTTTGTCTCTTGAAAATGACTAAATCACAATGAGTCCCATCAAAGATTACAGAGTACAGGTGTTGTCACCAAAAAGATAAATGCGCGGTACTGCAATAGGTTAAATGTCAATATTATATGGTTGGTGTTGATGCTGTCTCTTGACCGTGGTATTTGGTTATGTAgagttaaagaggaaatccaccccaaaaatagaaaagcttcaaaagaaagaaaatatcttacagaacaatacatgtacaaaaataacaaaaatcggataagaagtGAGGAAGATATGACAAACGATCAATATTTAAACCTTTGATTTTAAGAAAATTACTACCGCTCCGCATGCATGCTTGGTGTTGCTCTGAGAAAGTCAACTTGGAAGTCGGTTTggcatttcactttcatttggtCCTTTCATCAACGTTAGTcggacaatttcagcaaaatacttggtttgattggatgagatgctctggtcactgttACTACGgtgattgtcagcgctgacaacttgtcagcgcggactaaattgatgaaacacccccaggtcaTCACTTGTAAGGAGGGATAAGAGAGTTAACTGTAAGTCAACTCAAAATGAACAGACtcacaatatttcacatttcttttttttttcttttttttattgaagagAATTGCAGCAGATCATATCAGAGTACTTCATGCATTCAACAGCATACAAGACATTGCATGTGGTcaaggagatgaaaaaaaaggaagatgaaGAACTTGTATCAACTTATGACATATGAACTTACAGTTCAATTAATGTTCTTAAGATAGGTGTAAATTCAGCcgatgaaataaacaaaatgctgaaaaactATAGGTGAACGTTTGAGAACATTAGAAAATCGCTTGAAAAAATTATGGATATTCAAGTTTTGATTGATTCCGTATTCTGTCTTGTCTGGATGGAAAATAATCAACAATTCGAACTGATCTGACACAGGAGTAGAACGATTTAAAAGAATATAAGCCATGAATTTCAGAGTCTTAATATTTTTTCCTCATTTAAAGGCCACCACATACTACACCACCTTGCCACGATTTACCTGTCGTACGACCTTAGACCGAAAGTGTGACGTCACCAGCATTACCAGTTTCCAGTCGTGCGACTGGGTTTTAATGtcagtcgtagagatttgacatgtcgAATTTTCACGACCGGTCGTTGGCTTTCAGCCAGTCATACTACAGTAAAATGTAGGCCTCCTGAAGCCAGAACGGTCGTAAGCCTATAGCTGTGTAGTGTGATCGTTAAGTGTGCCGTAACATGTCACGGCAcgttttggtaactgcacattttggtaatttaccaaaatgtgcaatttaccaaaatgtgccgtaacagtGTCGAGTCGTGCGACTGGTCGTACAGTAAAAACGACGCGGCTTGCCTCTCTTTTCGTGGGACCGGtctgatcgtgtagtgtgcggtggccttTAGTATAGTTCCTCCTTGTTTCACAGTAGATACTATGGACTAAATCTCGATGAGGTGGTCCATCTTCGTGATGACCTCAGACGTTCCATGATGAAACTGCGATTTGATGTAGTCCGCCCTCTATGTAGGTAGTGTATGCATCTCTTGGTTAGACTTCTCTCATCAACTTTTTAAGACCTCTATGAACAATAACCAACATAACTAATAACAACAACGTTAATCTTGCCTGTGCTTCTGCTGCCCTATCATCTAAAATAGTTACACCTATCAACCACAGATGATACAACTCTAGAACGTTCTGCACATATAGGCTTAAAATGTATTGCAATAACTTGAATCAGTCTTCACTTTGATATGAGAATAAACTCCCCTTTGTGTAGATATTTTTTGAACTCTCTAGAAGCAATTAGGAAAATTAGTATTGTGTTCAGCTATTGCTAACCATTCTATTCATCTTTACTGGGGATTTATGTGACCATTGACTTCCAAAATCTTTATGGACATCTGTAGAAGTCTGCTGCCATGGCAACCCATCAGGTGCGCGAAGGAGAGTGTTAGTACTGACATTTGGGTCGTTTGTCCAGATAGGCCTTGACACTGGGAATTGCTGAGACGCGCTTATGCAGCTCCAAGAGTTTTGAATGTTTGGCAAAGACTTCTTCGCCGAGATGGTCCTTCCCGACGTCAACGAGGTTGAGGACATTGACATCAGCAAGTGATGGCTAAAGGTGTGAGGTCAAAGTAATATCGAAATGAAGAGGGAAAACGGACTGCATCGGttgacaaacatacatgtatgtcatacaTACAATATCTACGacgtatatatagatatatcgCATACTGAATTTTATGTTCCGCGATCGAtcgggtatatatatatatatatatatatatatatatatatatattgtacttaATGACTTAGCTTGCTTGAGTATATTGagctgtatattatatatatatgtatatatatatatatatatatatatatatgcccgATCGATCCCGGAACATAAAATTTGATATGCGACAAAACATTCTATTCATCGTCATTATGGTGTGGTTTTCAGTGGAAGTGACAATTACAATGCAAATATACTGATACCAAGGGTAGATATTTCACCCCTGCAATACAATCAAACCGCTCAATATACTCAAGCAAGCTAAGTAATTGAACAATGAATACGGTACAAATTTACCTCGAGACGTTCTTTTTCAAAATGACTCACATTAAAACAAACCAAGCAGTGTAGAAACATAAGATAGGGTATAAAGAGGTGTAGATATGGCTGAAGCACGGCtagtgttgttaaatttgtcaAACTTCCTAAATATATTACGAGTAGATGCCAGTAATGCCCGTTTACGTTTCGTTATTTGGAAggttcgttattgcgaaggtcCGTATCACCGAAAATgacataaggttcgttattctcaagattcgttaatctgaaaataaagTAAGGCTCGAATGTTCGTTTGATATGGAACAcaccttttttttattcttcatttccCACATAAGCGAAGCTTATTTCAATCTCGAACATGTCGAATCGGTGAACATTTGGAATGACAAATcttctttttcggattaacaaaccttcggagttTAGGCCTGATATTGTTAGTGTCTCTTTTTTGGAGCTAACGATGAGTAATTTTTTACCTTGTCTCCAACGAAGTAGTCTGTAGAACCTAACATCTTTTCCAAGAACGAAAGGATCCGAGGCGTGGTCTCTTCGATGAATTTCTTCTTCAATTcggcctggggggggggggggtggagttgCAACAACGAGAATTTCTAAATCATTTCAAGGTATTCAACATTCCCAAGGTTTACGTAATCTGTTCTTCTCAACTTTTAGCGGAAGGTTGCtggtttgttatttgtttttgttttgttttgtctttgttattgtgtttgtgtgtttttattttgtttgcttgctagAGAAGTACCTCTAGCGTAAAAAGTACATTCAGAAAGAGTACGGAACCactcagtgaaagtttgattaaaatcagTCATGTTGTTAAGAAGTTATGACTGTTTATGTAGGAATTTCCATAAATATATGCAgaatttcacacaaatttcaaggAAGCATGGATAACAATTGCCTGGCCAGTTCCTAGTAACAACTTGAAGGGATACctaattttcattgaaaatggatatcaaaactttttttttttcaaaaaagggTACTCTTAAAGCTTGAAAGTGGAGTACCTTCGGATACTCATTTTCGTAAAGTTCAATTTTCCTGATTTTTCAAGTTTCATTGAGTCTAAGCGACATTAAGTTATATAAAGTCTAAACATGTCACAGTACACGTCAAAAACCTGGCTAAAGGACCTTTCTTTGAGCTGCAGTCTTCTAGGAATGCAAACTTTCTTTGGCAAAGTTGTGATACCTGAATACAAGAGCAATCAACGGAAAGgtgattcatttctttttaagattctcgattaaaaaaagaatagattgTCACTACCCATGATAAACAGTTCAAAGAGGTATCCAAATATATGTAAtgaacagggacaaatttaaaaCACATTTCAGCATTAAAACTTAATCTATGTTAAATGGTGTAaggagaaaagaatgaacactgaaaagtgaaattttaagcaaaGAAATTAAGAATCAAGATATGACTACTTCTTCGCATTTATAAGCACCGCAAGGCAAAATAATGATTGATACGTGAATGTTATGAATATCGTGACATGATCGTGATGTTATATCATAGTGTCATCTTTACGGGAGCACGTCAAGAGacccgacacccacgagtcataggccactacagcccacgagtcatacagctcacaagtcatacagcccatgagttatacagcccattagttcgacactaagctaacaaggcccacgagatcgAAACATTaaaccccgtgttgtatctgtcgaactcgtgggctgtttttacctagtgtcgaactcatgcgctgtatgactcgtgaacaGTATGACTCTTGGACcatgttttcaatgtcgaactcatgggctgtatgactcgtgggtgtcggtctcgtgggtgtcggtctcgtgggatgaccccatagATCCGTGATACCTTCTTCGTCTCGTCCGTCTCGTAGAAGAGGAACCTATACATCCCCTCGTGGAACTCGTCGCAGGTCTCGGCCACGATGTCAATGAAGGTTGACTGCTTGTTGTTGCTGCCATAGAGATCTGTGCAATGCGATCAATAATGAAATAACACcgttacaaaagaaaattccggaccacttaaagggatggtccAGTtacggttgagatggggcttcaggtttccaacgttttttatGGGGATTTATAGAGAtaaggagaaacctcttatgaaatatgaaaggcatagaattctaagaggaattcagagtttatttgatgaaaattggttttgaaatggctaatattatatccaaaacaaagcgatcctaataaaaggtgggacccaccattTGGATCGCTAATTTGTTTAactttctttttggatatctcagtcatttcaaaaccgattttcatcaaataaacttttaattcccgttagaattgtgtgctctttaacatttcataaagtggtcgTGGTGGTTTCGAAGTATCTCGCAAGAaaattaaaagctgaattctcacctcaaccaatactaattactacaccatccctttaacagttactctgaaaagaaagagtaaaatcttacaagcCTATAatcagtaataatgataataataataataataataataataataataataataataataataataataataatgataatcaagtAAGAATTAGGGAAGTTCGGACATTGTGAAGTTTTATTTCATTCGGTAATAAAAGATGCTAATAGTAAACAGAGATGTGTGGTATCAAGAGATCCGCCATACCAGTAGTTGGTGGGAGGAGTTTGATAAACGTTTTGTCCTTTGCCCAACAACCAACGCTCTTGTCGCGCTCAGATCAGCCATAAACAGGTCACGACCAACCAACAAGCGatcaaagaaataaatgaatgaaagaatgaataacTTAAGTAAAGACGTGAGTAAATGTTTATTCAACTCACTTTTGCAAACACAcgcaaacaccccccccccacacacacacacacaggtacatgtatgtatgcataataTTAAGAACACACGTTAACATTGGACATGCCGTTCACTTTGTGTGTCACGCTTCCACACAAAACTAGTACTCATGATGAATTAGGAACAGATTTGCGCAGGTTTCGAATATACAGACAAACATCAAATCAAACAAGGAAACCCATAAAGAAACTACAGCAGCTGAGAGGTGTATCTCACCAAATTCCCGGGCGAGGTAGCGCTGAATAGCTCGGCTCTGCGGCATGATCGGCTGGCCCTCCACTTCCAGGATGGGTACCTGGCCTAGCGGGGCTTCTGTCGACATAATGGATTGAGAAacaaaaagtgaccattgtatgtaggcctatcaatCAACTTTGACGATGTTGTACGACATCACGTTCACGCACATTTCCGTTAAAAAAAGTATCCCATGAGTGACAGCTTGCGGGAGCGTGCCCCACCTAggaacatctgacatttattatTTAACATTCATTCTGATGTAT containing:
- the LOC140231770 gene encoding S-crystallin SL11-like — protein: MPSYRLVYFNARGRVEIARLLFALKDVEFDDVRFEFTAFADSEDKKKAPLGQVPILEVEGQPIMPQSRAIQRYLAREFDLYGSNNKQSTFIDIVAETCDEFHEGMYRFLFYETDETKKAELKKKFIEETTPRILSFLEKMLGSTDYFVGDKPSLADVNVLNLVDVGKDHLGEEVFAKHSKLLELHKRVSAIPSVKAYLDKRPKCQY